A stretch of the Stigmatella aurantiaca genome encodes the following:
- a CDS encoding HD domain-containing phosphohydrolase, with amino-acid sequence MDRILVVDDDVRILAALSRIFVAEGYQVVTHSDPVQAAREEGFQVVLTDFMMPYLNGIELLSALREKNPRAVRLMLTAAADFRTASEAVNRGEVYRLLGKPWTLPDLTSSVRQAFEHYRLVETNARLTREVAEKNEELTVINQSLERHVVERTTGLLDGLISALDYRDTETQWHSRRVSLYARRLAQESGLTGVALDIVEQGALLHDIGKIGVRDSILLKPGPLTPEEWEEMRKHPEFGYRMLAKIPYLHDASLIVLQHQERWDGKGYPEKLSGKSIVIGARIFAIVDTLDAITSDRPYRKGRPLQVAKDEIQRCAGTQFDPVLAEAFLRVPDEEWLRIRSEVEAMEASEQRRFGTPLQVPALATGT; translated from the coding sequence GATCCCGTCCAAGCGGCCCGGGAGGAGGGTTTTCAGGTCGTCCTCACGGACTTCATGATGCCCTACCTCAACGGCATCGAGCTGCTGAGCGCGCTCCGGGAGAAGAACCCGCGCGCGGTGCGGCTGATGCTCACGGCCGCCGCCGATTTCCGCACCGCCTCGGAGGCCGTCAACCGCGGGGAAGTCTACCGGCTGCTGGGCAAGCCGTGGACGTTGCCGGACCTGACGAGCAGCGTGCGCCAGGCGTTCGAGCACTACCGGCTGGTGGAGACCAACGCCCGGCTCACGCGCGAGGTGGCCGAGAAGAACGAGGAGCTGACCGTCATCAACCAGAGCCTGGAGCGCCACGTGGTGGAGCGCACCACGGGGCTGCTCGATGGGCTCATCAGCGCCCTGGACTACCGCGACACGGAGACCCAGTGGCACTCGCGGCGCGTGTCGCTCTATGCCCGGCGGCTGGCGCAGGAGAGCGGCCTCACCGGGGTGGCGCTGGACATCGTCGAGCAGGGCGCGCTGCTGCATGACATCGGCAAGATTGGCGTGCGCGACTCCATCCTCCTCAAGCCGGGGCCGCTGACGCCCGAGGAATGGGAGGAGATGCGCAAGCACCCGGAGTTCGGCTACCGGATGCTGGCGAAGATTCCCTACCTGCACGACGCCTCGCTCATCGTCCTGCAACACCAGGAGCGCTGGGACGGCAAGGGCTATCCCGAGAAGCTCTCCGGCAAGTCCATCGTCATCGGCGCGCGCATCTTCGCCATCGTGGACACCCTGGATGCCATCACCTCGGACCGGCCCTACCGCAAGGGCCGGCCGCTGCAGGTGGCCAAGGACGAGATTCAGCGCTGCGCGGGCACGCAGTTCGATCCGGTGCTCGCCGAGGCGTTCCTCCGGGTTCCCGACGAGGAGTGGCTGCGCATCCGCTCCGAAGTGGAAGCCATGGAGGCCAGTGAGCAGCGGCGCTTTGGCACCCCGCTCCAGGTGCCCGCGCTCGCCACCGGCACCTGA
- a CDS encoding peptidylprolyl isomerase, translated as MLPLLSRLCACVVALLLPVACVRAVAPPGAGDGEALAQVEDWEDRRSLGDGQLVAWAGGARGTAVRIRALRALARIQDATTLEVILAGLAAAEPSVREEAAFAAGELALSWEPLAEEQKARMTEALREAEAKEPEEGVQRALLEAFSKLGTPGAIHRLIERLKEAHGRAGRAALALGVSGRRGASLAEVPLEPVKALLGAEQPVEARYGAAYLLVYVKRPEALAPLRHCLSDAEPDVRALCAKGFGEGAGPEEVTALARLLEDPTPRVAAEAARTLSRWASACSTACPPLEALEALRPDAQRVASGASASAHAILAVAQQGLPRAGRPVLEALRRALAEAGPPASETAAEDVAWLDCRLAAAMDRQTGTLAQVLSCGGGRIPEARRWALGLRELAQTQVPEGAQSAVPGLSHADARVRLAALDAVGARPVPEAVAPVRALLKGDDAVVAGMAAATVGKMKVLEALPEVHALAARVPQEPDLAEPVAGALVALEGRAAEPVLRGWLTHPHANVRRVAAEALTGLTGQPVRSARVESPPGTRRPPAAPPGAMLIFRTRKGDITVALDAAQAPLTSGNLHALARQGYFRGISFHRVVPDFVAQGGDPRGDGEGGPGYSIRCEMTRRAYRRGVIGMALAGKDTGGSQFFFTHAPQPYLDGRYTAFGEVTAGMEVVDALLEGDVILEVRTEP; from the coding sequence ATGCTCCCCTTGCTCTCGCGGCTGTGCGCTTGCGTCGTGGCGCTGCTCCTTCCCGTGGCGTGTGTCCGTGCGGTGGCGCCGCCGGGGGCTGGGGACGGCGAGGCGCTGGCCCAGGTGGAGGACTGGGAGGATCGCCGCTCGCTGGGGGACGGGCAGCTCGTGGCCTGGGCCGGGGGGGCGCGCGGCACCGCCGTGCGGATCCGTGCGCTGCGGGCCCTGGCGCGCATCCAGGATGCCACCACGCTGGAGGTCATCCTCGCGGGGCTTGCCGCCGCCGAGCCGTCCGTCCGGGAGGAGGCCGCCTTCGCCGCGGGCGAGCTGGCCCTCTCCTGGGAGCCTTTGGCGGAGGAGCAGAAGGCCCGGATGACGGAGGCGCTGCGCGAGGCCGAGGCGAAGGAACCGGAGGAAGGAGTCCAGCGGGCCCTGCTGGAGGCCTTCAGCAAGCTGGGGACGCCGGGAGCGATTCACCGGCTCATCGAGCGGCTGAAGGAGGCGCACGGCCGGGCGGGGAGGGCCGCGCTCGCGCTGGGCGTGTCGGGGCGCCGGGGCGCTTCGCTCGCGGAGGTGCCGCTGGAGCCCGTGAAGGCGTTGCTCGGGGCGGAGCAGCCCGTGGAGGCGCGCTACGGGGCGGCCTACCTGCTGGTTTACGTGAAGCGGCCCGAGGCGTTGGCGCCGCTGCGGCACTGCCTGTCGGATGCGGAGCCCGACGTCCGGGCCCTGTGTGCGAAGGGCTTCGGGGAGGGGGCGGGGCCGGAGGAGGTGACGGCCCTGGCGCGTCTGCTGGAGGACCCCACGCCCCGCGTGGCGGCGGAAGCGGCGCGGACGCTGAGCCGGTGGGCCTCGGCGTGCAGCACCGCGTGTCCGCCCCTGGAGGCGCTGGAGGCCTTGCGCCCGGATGCCCAGCGCGTGGCCTCGGGCGCCTCCGCGTCCGCGCATGCGATCCTGGCGGTGGCCCAGCAGGGGCTACCCCGGGCAGGACGGCCCGTGCTGGAGGCACTGCGCCGCGCGCTGGCAGAGGCAGGACCGCCCGCCTCGGAGACCGCGGCCGAGGATGTGGCGTGGCTCGACTGCCGGCTCGCCGCGGCGATGGACCGGCAAACCGGGACCCTCGCGCAGGTGCTGTCCTGCGGGGGGGGACGGATTCCCGAGGCGCGGCGGTGGGCGCTGGGCCTGCGCGAGCTGGCCCAGACGCAGGTGCCCGAGGGCGCCCAGAGCGCGGTGCCGGGCTTGAGCCATGCGGACGCGAGGGTGCGGCTGGCCGCCCTGGACGCGGTGGGCGCCCGCCCGGTCCCCGAGGCCGTGGCGCCCGTGCGGGCCCTCTTGAAGGGGGACGATGCGGTGGTGGCGGGCATGGCGGCGGCCACGGTGGGGAAGATGAAGGTTCTCGAAGCACTGCCGGAGGTCCATGCGCTGGCGGCGCGGGTGCCCCAGGAGCCGGACCTGGCGGAGCCCGTGGCGGGAGCGCTCGTGGCGCTGGAGGGCAGGGCCGCCGAGCCCGTGCTGCGTGGCTGGCTGACGCATCCCCACGCCAACGTGCGCCGCGTGGCGGCGGAGGCCCTCACGGGGCTGACGGGCCAGCCGGTGCGCTCCGCGCGTGTGGAGTCACCGCCGGGGACCCGCAGGCCACCCGCCGCACCCCCGGGCGCCATGTTGATCTTCCGCACCCGCAAGGGAGACATCACCGTGGCGCTGGATGCTGCCCAGGCGCCCCTCACCTCGGGCAACCTCCATGCGCTGGCCCGGCAGGGGTACTTCCGGGGAATCAGCTTCCACCGCGTGGTGCCCGATTTCGTCGCGCAGGGGGGCGATCCACGAGGGGACGGGGAGGGCGGTCCCGGCTACTCCATCCGCTGCGAGATGACGCGCCGGGCCTACCGGCGGGGCGTCATCGGCATGGCGCTGGCGGGCAAGGACACGGGGGGCAGCCAGTTCTTCTTCACCCACGCGCCGCAGCCGTACCTGGACGGCCGGTACACCGCCTTCGGCGAGGTGACGGCGGGCATGGAGGTGGTGGATGCCTTGCTCGAAGGCGACGTCATCCTGGAGGTGCGGACAGAACCCTGA